Genomic window (Streptosporangium brasiliense):
GCTCTCCACCGATCCGCGACCACCATCTGGATAGGGCAAAATCCCGCTGACGAGGTGTCTGCCTTCCCCTCGCAATGAAGGGGTGCAGGAACGCTATCGGGCGGTGGTACCGCCCGGGTTGATAGATCAACAACTCGATCACACCCACCAGCCAGACAGCTCATACCGGAAGGTAAGTAAAGCCATACAGCGCGATCCAGAGGATTACTCCTCGGTGGGAACTAGGCTCGGCCGGCAAGCTGTCCACTCGGATGGGTCACTTAGCTTGACGCTGGTGCCGCCAACGCTGCAGTAACCCGCGAGGGGGCGGCAGCATGACGATAGGTTTCCTGTCGGCGTTGAGGCCTCAGCTCAAGCAGCGGGAGCCCGTGGCGTCAGGCGGACCTCGACATCCGCGTCCAGGGCACGCGCCAGACGCTCCAGAACCGGCAACGTGGGAATAGTCCCGCCCGCCTCGAACCGCGCCACCGCCGACTGTGTCATGCCTGCTGCACGAGCCAGGTCGTTCTGACTCCAGCCCCGCCCCTCACGCATCCCCCTGACCGTCTTACCCAGTTCATAGGCGAGACGTGTGGCCTCATAGGCCTCAGCCGCGCCCGGCTCGGCCATCCGACGATCTCTGAGCTCTCGCCAGCTCCCCTGCTCGCTCATGCTGTCTCTTCTTCCTCGTCGACGGTGTGCGCCAGTTCGACACAGCGACGCATGGCTCGCCGAGCCCGCTCAACCTCACGTTCATCACGCATCCGCGTCTTGTGAAACACGGTCAAGAGCACAATCCGGCGATGAGGTGCGATCCAGTAGGTGATGCGCATGGCGAACTCGTCAAGATGAAACCGGAGCTCACGTAGCTTGCCGTCAAGCTGCTTCGTGTAGGGCTCCCCTAGCAGAGGCCCTTCCGCCGCAAGCAGCTCAACATAGAAAGCCGCCCTCGCGAACGATGCCGCAGGTAGACCTTCAAGCCACTTCCGAACTTCCGGTTCCAGTCCTACGGTACCCCCAGCTCATAGCGTTGATGCTATGGGCCACACTTCCATCGCACTCTGCTTTCAACCGAACACAGTCGCCCACCGAAGGAGCATCCTCGGTGAGGACGACAGTGGAACCGGACGATCAACGAATACGGCTCGCGCCCAGGAATTGAGCGCGAGCCGTACAGCGGAGCGCTGTGAAGCTACTCCTCGGTCGGGACCAGACCTGTCTGGCAAGCACCCCATCCCGATGGGTCACCTAGCTTGACGTTGGTGCCGCCGATGCCGCAGTAGCCACCGGGGTTCTTGAAAAGGTATTGCTGGTGATATTCCTCGGCAAAGAAGTAGTCCCCGGCCGGGGCGATCTCGGTGGTGATCTGGCCGTAGCCGGACTCGGTGAGCACCTTCTGGTAGGCGTCACGCGAGGCCAGGGCGGACTTCTCCTGCTCGGGCGAGTGGAAGTAGACGGCCGAGCGATACTGGGTGCCGACGTCGTTGCCCTGGCGCATGCCCTGGGTGGGGTTGTGGGCCTCCCAGAAGACGCGCAGCAGCTCCTCGTAGGAGATCCGGGACGGGTCGAAGACCACGCGGACGACCTCCGTGTGGCCGGTCTGGCCGCTGCAGACCTCTTCGTAGGACGGGTTCCGGGTGTAGCCGCCCGCGTAGCCGACCGAGGTGGAGACCACGCCGGGAGTCTGCCAGAACTTGCGCTCGGCGCCCCAGAAACAGCCGAGGCCGAAGTCGGCGATCTCGCTCCCCTCTGGGTACGGCGGAGCCAGCGGGGCGTCGAGGACCGCGTGACGCGCAGGCACCGCCATGCGGACGTCCCGCCCCGGGAGCGCGTTCTCCGGGGACACCATGGAAGTCTTGTCCTTACCGAACAGCCAGCCCATTGCGAACCTCCTCCTGACACCTTTGACAGAGGCAACCATCCTGGGGTGTGCGGTGTTCCCGTAAGAGCAACTTAACAGTAACGCAAGAACCACTAATTTGTGTTAAATCGCGTAAGCAGTCAAAATGGGCTACATGCCTGAATCGCGCCAAGGAGTCCTGTACGGCATCGCCGCCTACACCATGTGGGGCCTGTTCCCGCTGTACTGGCCGCTCCTGAAACCCTCAGGCGCCCTGGAGATCCTGGCCCACCGCGTCGCCTGGTCCCTCGTCGCCGTCGTCGCCATCCTGGCGGTGCGGCGCCACTGGTCCTGGATCCGCGAGCTGCTGCGCACCCCCCGGAAGGTCGGCCTCCTCGCCCTGGCCGCGGCGATCGTCACGGTCAACTGGGGTGTCTACATCTACGCCGTCAACACCGGGCATGTGGTCGAGAGCGCGCTCGGCTACTTCATCAACCCTCTGGTCAGTGTGCTCTTCGGCGTCTTCCTCCTCAAGGAGCGCCTGCGGCCGTGGCAGTGGGGCGCGGTCGGGCTGGGCACCCTGGCCGTCGTCGTCCTCACCCTCGACTACGGCCGGCTGCCGTGGATCGCGCTGGTGCTGGCGTTCAGCTTCGGCACCTACGGGCTGGTCAAGAAGATCGCGCAGGTCGGCGCGGCGGAGAGCATGACCATCGAGACGCTGGTGCTGCTGGCACCCGCGCTCGGCTATGTGATCTACCTGCAGGGGCAGGGCACGGGCACCTTCGGGAGCCTGGGCCTCGGCCACACCCTCCTCCTGGCCGGCAGCGGTGTGATCACGGCCGTCCCGCTGCTCTGCTTCTCGGCGGCCGCAATCCGGGTGCCGCTCACCACCATCGGCCTGCTCCAGTACATCGCCCCGGTGCTGCAGTTCCTCGTCGGCGTGTTCGTCATCCACGAGGTCATGCCGCCCAGCCGCTGGATCGGGTTCGCCATCGTCTGGCTGGCGCTGTCGGTCTTCACCTGGGACAGCCTCCGCGCCGCCCACGCGGCCCGCCGTACGGCACTGGAGACCGTGACCGTGTAGGGGCCGGGAGGGGAACTCCGGATCCGCGTGCCACCGCGACGGGCGGCCCGCAGAAGCTCGGGCGGGCGGACGCCGGCGGGCGGTCAGGGCGGACCCACCCCGGCGGCCGGGAAGGCTCAGGCGGCGCGCAGCGCGGTCACCACGGCGGCGAGGTCCGGGTCGGCCCGCGCGGCCTCCTCCAGCGCCTCCCGCAGGGTCTCCTCGTAGGTGGCCGCCGCCTCGGCGTGTCGGGTGCGGCCGGCGTCGGTGAGCACGGTGTAGACCCCGCGCCTGTCGTTGGGGCACAGGTCCCGGTAGGTGAACTCGGCCTCGTGCAGGCGCGCCACGAGGCGGGTCACCGAACTCTGGTTGAGGCCGATCCTGTCGGCCAGCTCCTGCATGCGCAGCTCGTGGTCGGGGGCCGCGGCCAGATGGCCGAGCGCGCGGTATTCCGACAGGCCGATGCCGTGCCGGCGCTGGAGCACGGCGGCCAGCCGGTTCTCCACACGCACATGCAAGGCCAGGACGCGGTTCCACATCGAGGCGTCTCCGGACGGCGCCGGCGGCGCGGGGAACTGGACCCCGGAGGGGGCTGAAACGGTCACACACACCTCCTTTCACATCCGACCCTCCATGAGCCGGACTTGACACAATATACATGTGCATACATGCTTTGTCGTGTCGCCAAAAACATGCATATACATGCAAATATATCCTACGTGAGGAGTCCCGCCAATGGCCTGGATCTACCTGCTCATCGCCGCCGTCTTCGAGGTCGTCTTCGCCCTGGCCACCAACGCCACCGAGGGCTTCACCCAGCTGGGTCCCTCACTGCTCACGGTGGCCGCCGCCGGCGGCGGCATCTTCTTCCTGAGCCTGGCCCTGAAGACCCTGGACGTCGGCGTCGGCTACACCGTCTGGACCGGCATCGGCTCGGTCGGCACGGTCATCCTCGGCACCGTGATCTTCGGCGAGGAGCTCAACACGTGGAAGGTGCTGGCGTTCCTCCTGATCATCGGCGGCGTGCTGGGCCTCAAGCTCGCCGACCGCGTCTCCCAGCGCGGGGCCGAGCCCCAGCAGGCGGCCTCCGAGCACGTCGCCGCCTGACCCCGCACGATCTCCCCGGCTCCGCGCCGCACCCGCCGGCACGCCCCGTCCCGCACCGCGCCCGTTCCGCACACGACACCCGGCTCGACCCGTCCCGCGCCACGCCCGTCCCGCACACCACACCCGGCGCTACCCATCCCGCGCCCCACCCAAGGAGCACCACCATGGCCTGGATCTATCTCTCCGTCGCGATCGTCTTCGAGATCGGCTTCGCGCTCGGCACCAACGCCACCCAGGGCTTCACCCGGCTGTGGCCGTCCGTCTTCACCCTGCTCTCGGCCGCCGGCGGCGTCTTCACCCTCAGCCTGGCCCTGAAAACCCTGGACGTCGGCGTCGGCTACACCATCTGGACCGGCGTCGGCTCCATCGGCACGGTCGTGCTCGGGGCCCTCATCTACAAGGAGCGGATCACCCCGGCCAAGCTCGTCTCCTTCGCCTCGATCATCGGCGGCGTCGTCCTGCTCAAGATCGCCGCAGGGATCTGACGGCCGGGCGGGCCCCCGTCGGAGCCCGCGCGCGGTCAGCCGGAGCGCTCGACGACGTAGTCGCAGAGGGCGAGGTAGGCGGCGCGGGCGGGGATGTCCGGCAGGCCGTTCAGATCTTCGCGGGCCCGGTCGACCCAGGCGGCGAGCTCGGCACGGGCACGGGCCATGGCCGGGTTCGCGCGCAGCAGGCGGAGCGCCTCCTCGACGTCCTCCTCGGCCACCGGCCCGGCCAGCAGCTCGCGCAGGCGGGCGTCCTCGGGGGCGTCGGAGGACAATACGTACAGGACCGGCAGCGTCCGGATGCCCTCCCGGAGGTCGGTGCCGGGCGTCTTGCCGGACTCGACCGAGTCGGAGGCGACGTCGAGCAGGTCGTCGCCGAGCTGCCAGCCCACCCCGATGGCCTCGCAGGCCCGGGTCAGCCGGTCGACGATCTCGGGCGAGGCGCCGCTCAGCAGGGCGCCGAACCGGCCCGAGGTGGCGATCAGGGAGCCTGTCTTGTCGGCCAGGACGTCGATGTAATGGGCCACCGGGTCCTCACCGGGACGGGGACCGATGGTCTCACGGATCTGGCCGCGGACCAGGCGGGAGAACGTCTGGGCCTGGATGCGGATGACCTCGGCGCCGAGGTCGGCGAGGATGTCCGAGGCCTGGGCGAACAGGTAGTCGCCGGTCAGGATGGCCACGGTGTTGTCCCAGCGGGCGTTGGCCGAGGGAGAGCCCCGGCGCACCGGGGCCTCGTCCATGACGTCGTCGTGGTAGAGCGATCCCAGATGGGTCAGCTCGATGACCACGGCCCCGGGCACCACCTCGGGGGCCTCCGGCGAGCCGAACTGGGCGGCGAGCAGGACCAGCATGGCCCGGAACCGCTTGCCGCCTGCCTCGATGAGGTGCTTGGACGCCTCCGTGACGAAGGCGTCCTCGCTCTCGACCGAGGTCCGCAGCAGCTTCTCGACCTCGGCCAGCCCGCTAGCGAGGTCCTGCGCCAGCCGCTCGTCGATGAATGGCAGATCAACAACCGGTGGCGCAGCCATGAAGCCTTACTCCTCTAACGAATGAACAGTGCGGACGCAGCCTGGTCCGCCAGATCGAGCACCGGCTGCGGGAAGACCCCCAGCACTACCGTAGCCGCTGCCGCCAGAGCGACCACAGCCGAGGTGCCCACGGTGGGCGCGGCGATGGTCGGCCCGTCGGCGGCCGGCTCGCTGAAGAACATCAGCACGATCACGCGGACGTAGAAGAACGCGGCGATCGCCGAGCTCACCACACCCACGACGACCAGCGGCAGCGCGTTACCGGCGACCGCCGCCGCGAAGACGGCGTACTTGCCGAAGAACCCGCTGGTCAGCGGGATGCCCGCGAAGGCCAGCAGGAAGAACGCGAAGATGCCCGCCAGCACCGGGGACCGCTTGCCGAGACCGGCCCACCGGGACAGGTGCCCGGCCTCGCCGCCCGCGTCGCGGACCATGGTGACCACCGCGAAGGCGCCGACCGTGGTGAAGCCGTAGGCGGCCAGGTAGAACAGGATGGCCGACAGGGCCTGCGCGTTCTGCTCGAAGGTGCCGATCGCGATCACACCGGTGAGCAGGAAGCCCGCGTGCGCCACCGACGAGTAGGCCAGCATGCGCTTGATGTCGGTCTGGGTGATGGCCAGGATCGCACCGACGATCATGGTCAGGATCGCGACGCCCCACATGACCGGCTGCCAGTTCCACTCCAGGCCGCCCAGGGCGACCCAGAAGACCCGGAGCACGGCGCCGAAGGCCGCCACCAGCACGGTGGAGGCCATCAGGGCGGTGACCGCGGTGGGCGCGCCCTGGTAGACGTCGGGCTTCCACGCCTGGAACGGCGCGGCACCGATCTTGAACAGCAGGCCGACGCCGAGCATCGCGGTGCCGATGAGCAGCAGCGTGTCCTGGCCGGCGACCGTGCCGAGCGAGTCGGCGATGGCCTTCAGGTCGATCGAGCCGGCGTAGCCGTACACCAGGGCCATGCCGTACAGGAAGAAGGCCGAGGAGAACGCGCCGAGCAGGAAGTATTTGACCGAGGCCTCCTGCGAGAGCAGGCGGCGACGGCGGGCCAGGCCGCACAGCAGGTAGAGCGGCAGGGACATGACCTCAAGGGCCACGAACATCACCAGCAGGTCGTTGGACGCGGGGAACAGCAGCATGCCGCCGACCGCGAACAGCAGCAGCGGGTAGACCTCGGTCTGGGCGAACCCGCTGCGGACCGCCTCCTCCTCGTCGGGGCTGCCCGGTACGGCGGCCGCCTGCGCGACGAACTGCTCGTCGTCGTTGATCAGCAGCGCGCTGACGAAGGCCAGGATGAGGATGATGCCCCAGATGAACAGGGAGGGCCCGTCCACCGCGACCGCGCCCATGGCCGCGGCCTTGTCCGGCAGGCCGTTGGCGGCCGTCAGGATGGTCGTGACGAACGCGCCGAGCAGCGCCAGCAGCGTGAGCGGCACGTGGATCGACTTGCGCAGGTATCGGGGCGCGAACGCCTCGACCAGCACCCCGATGATCGCCGCGCCGAACACGATCAGCATCGGGGACAGCAGCGCGTATTCGATCGTCGGAGCTTGGATGGTGCCGTTCACTGCCCGGCCCCCTTCTTGTCAGCGACGGCTGGGGTGAACTGGTCCACATGGACGTTGGACAGCGTCTGGTCCACCGCGGGGTTGATCACGTCGAGGACCGGCTTGGGGAAGAAGCCAAGGGCGATGATCACCGCGATCAGCGGGGCCACCACCCACCTCTCCCGCGCGTTCAGGTCGGTGAAGCCCTTGACCGACTCGGCCGTGGGCCCGGTCATCGTGCGCTGGTACATCCACAGGATGTAGATGGCCGCCAGGACCACACCGCTCGTGGCGATGATCGCCGGGACCATGTAACGCTCGTAGGTGCCGAGCAGGACCATGAACTCGCTCACGAACGAGGACAGGCCCGGCAGGGAGAGGCCGGACAGGCCGGCGATCAGGAAGGTGCCGGCCAGCAGCGGGGCGACCTTCTGCACGCCGCCGTAGTCGGCGATCTGGCTGGACCCCCGGCGGTAGATCAGGAATCCGGCGATCAGGAAGAGCGCGCCGGTCGAGAAGCCGTGGTTGACCATGTAGAGGGTGGCGCCCGCGCCGCCGTTCGCGGTCATCGCGAAGACGCCCAGCGCGATGAAGCCGAAGTGCGAGATCGAGGTGTAGGCGATCAGGCGCTTCATGTCGGTCTGGCCGATCGCCACGATCGCGCCGTAGACGATGCCCACCACCGACAGCACGATCACCAGCGGCGTGAAGAACTTCGCCGCGTCCGGGAACAGCTCCAGGCAGAAGCGGAGCATGCCGTAGGTGCCGACCTTGTCCAGCACGCCGACCAGCAGCACCGCGGCGCCGGCCGGGGCCTGGGCGGCCGCGTCGGGCAGCCAGGTGTGGAACGGCCACAGCGGCGCCTTGACGGCGAAGGCGACGAAGAAGCCGAGGAACAGCCACTTCTGCGTGTTCGGGTCCTTGATGACCCCGACCAGCTCGGGGAACATGAACGTGCCCTTGGCGGCGATCACGTAGAGCGCGATCACCGCGACCAGCATGAGCAGCCCGCCGAACAGCGAGTAGAGCAGGAACTTCACGGCCGCGTAGGACCGCTGGGCGCCGCCGTACGACCCGATCATGAAATACATCGGGATCAGCATGGCTTCGAAGAAGACGTAGAAGAGGAAGATGTCGGTCGCCGCGAAGACGCCGATCATCATCGCTTCCAGCACCAGCAGCAGCGCGAAGTAGGTCTTCACCGACCGCTTGGGCGGTGCGGCGGCGCCGGTGCCGTCGGCGTCGTGCCAGGAGGCGAGGATCACGATCGGCACGAGCACCACCGACAGCGCGATCAGCACCAGGGCGATGCCGTCCACGCCGACGCCGTAGTGCACCCCGAAGCGGGGGATCCACTCGTAGACCTCGGCGAACTGGAAGCGCGTCTCCGAGGAGGGGTTGAACTGGGCCGCCACGACACCGGTCAGCGCCAGCACGACCAGCGAGACCGCGAGGGCCACCTGCTTGGCGAGCTTGTCGCTCTTGGTGAGGGAGACCCCGACCGCGCCCAGTACGGGCACGGCCATCAGGATCGAGAGCCAGGGCATCACATGTTCCCTACGTAGAGCAGCGCGCCAACGACC
Coding sequences:
- a CDS encoding helix-turn-helix domain-containing protein; translation: MSEQGSWRELRDRRMAEPGAAEAYEATRLAYELGKTVRGMREGRGWSQNDLARAAGMTQSAVARFEAGGTIPTLPVLERLARALDADVEVRLTPRAPAA
- a CDS encoding type II toxin-antitoxin system RelE/ParE family toxin — encoded protein: MEPEVRKWLEGLPAASFARAAFYVELLAAEGPLLGEPYTKQLDGKLRELRFHLDEFAMRITYWIAPHRRIVLLTVFHKTRMRDEREVERARRAMRRCVELAHTVDEEEETA
- the msrA gene encoding peptide-methionine (S)-S-oxide reductase MsrA; its protein translation is MGWLFGKDKTSMVSPENALPGRDVRMAVPARHAVLDAPLAPPYPEGSEIADFGLGCFWGAERKFWQTPGVVSTSVGYAGGYTRNPSYEEVCSGQTGHTEVVRVVFDPSRISYEELLRVFWEAHNPTQGMRQGNDVGTQYRSAVYFHSPEQEKSALASRDAYQKVLTESGYGQITTEIAPAGDYFFAEEYHQQYLFKNPGGYCGIGGTNVKLGDPSGWGACQTGLVPTEE
- the rarD gene encoding EamA family transporter RarD, whose amino-acid sequence is MPESRQGVLYGIAAYTMWGLFPLYWPLLKPSGALEILAHRVAWSLVAVVAILAVRRHWSWIRELLRTPRKVGLLALAAAIVTVNWGVYIYAVNTGHVVESALGYFINPLVSVLFGVFLLKERLRPWQWGAVGLGTLAVVVLTLDYGRLPWIALVLAFSFGTYGLVKKIAQVGAAESMTIETLVLLAPALGYVIYLQGQGTGTFGSLGLGHTLLLAGSGVITAVPLLCFSAAAIRVPLTTIGLLQYIAPVLQFLVGVFVIHEVMPPSRWIGFAIVWLALSVFTWDSLRAAHAARRTALETVTV
- a CDS encoding MarR family winged helix-turn-helix transcriptional regulator, with translation MTVSAPSGVQFPAPPAPSGDASMWNRVLALHVRVENRLAAVLQRRHGIGLSEYRALGHLAAAPDHELRMQELADRIGLNQSSVTRLVARLHEAEFTYRDLCPNDRRGVYTVLTDAGRTRHAEAAATYEETLREALEEAARADPDLAAVVTALRAA
- a CDS encoding DMT family transporter, producing the protein MAWIYLLIAAVFEVVFALATNATEGFTQLGPSLLTVAAAGGGIFFLSLALKTLDVGVGYTVWTGIGSVGTVILGTVIFGEELNTWKVLAFLLIIGGVLGLKLADRVSQRGAEPQQAASEHVAA
- a CDS encoding DMT family transporter, with translation MAWIYLSVAIVFEIGFALGTNATQGFTRLWPSVFTLLSAAGGVFTLSLALKTLDVGVGYTIWTGVGSIGTVVLGALIYKERITPAKLVSFASIIGGVVLLKIAAGI
- a CDS encoding polyprenyl synthetase family protein, giving the protein MAAPPVVDLPFIDERLAQDLASGLAEVEKLLRTSVESEDAFVTEASKHLIEAGGKRFRAMLVLLAAQFGSPEAPEVVPGAVVIELTHLGSLYHDDVMDEAPVRRGSPSANARWDNTVAILTGDYLFAQASDILADLGAEVIRIQAQTFSRLVRGQIRETIGPRPGEDPVAHYIDVLADKTGSLIATSGRFGALLSGASPEIVDRLTRACEAIGVGWQLGDDLLDVASDSVESGKTPGTDLREGIRTLPVLYVLSSDAPEDARLRELLAGPVAEEDVEEALRLLRANPAMARARAELAAWVDRAREDLNGLPDIPARAAYLALCDYVVERSG
- the nuoN gene encoding NADH-quinone oxidoreductase subunit NuoN, which encodes MNGTIQAPTIEYALLSPMLIVFGAAIIGVLVEAFAPRYLRKSIHVPLTLLALLGAFVTTILTAANGLPDKAAAMGAVAVDGPSLFIWGIILILAFVSALLINDDEQFVAQAAAVPGSPDEEEAVRSGFAQTEVYPLLLFAVGGMLLFPASNDLLVMFVALEVMSLPLYLLCGLARRRRLLSQEASVKYFLLGAFSSAFFLYGMALVYGYAGSIDLKAIADSLGTVAGQDTLLLIGTAMLGVGLLFKIGAAPFQAWKPDVYQGAPTAVTALMASTVLVAAFGAVLRVFWVALGGLEWNWQPVMWGVAILTMIVGAILAITQTDIKRMLAYSSVAHAGFLLTGVIAIGTFEQNAQALSAILFYLAAYGFTTVGAFAVVTMVRDAGGEAGHLSRWAGLGKRSPVLAGIFAFFLLAFAGIPLTSGFFGKYAVFAAAVAGNALPLVVVGVVSSAIAAFFYVRVIVLMFFSEPAADGPTIAAPTVGTSAVVALAAAATVVLGVFPQPVLDLADQAASALFIR
- a CDS encoding NADH-quinone oxidoreductase subunit M, whose amino-acid sequence is MPWLSILMAVPVLGAVGVSLTKSDKLAKQVALAVSLVVLALTGVVAAQFNPSSETRFQFAEVYEWIPRFGVHYGVGVDGIALVLIALSVVLVPIVILASWHDADGTGAAAPPKRSVKTYFALLLVLEAMMIGVFAATDIFLFYVFFEAMLIPMYFMIGSYGGAQRSYAAVKFLLYSLFGGLLMLVAVIALYVIAAKGTFMFPELVGVIKDPNTQKWLFLGFFVAFAVKAPLWPFHTWLPDAAAQAPAGAAVLLVGVLDKVGTYGMLRFCLELFPDAAKFFTPLVIVLSVVGIVYGAIVAIGQTDMKRLIAYTSISHFGFIALGVFAMTANGGAGATLYMVNHGFSTGALFLIAGFLIYRRGSSQIADYGGVQKVAPLLAGTFLIAGLSGLSLPGLSSFVSEFMVLLGTYERYMVPAIIATSGVVLAAIYILWMYQRTMTGPTAESVKGFTDLNARERWVVAPLIAVIIALGFFPKPVLDVINPAVDQTLSNVHVDQFTPAVADKKGAGQ